The following proteins are co-located in the Calliphora vicina chromosome 2, idCalVici1.1, whole genome shotgun sequence genome:
- the LOC135952260 gene encoding lectizyme-like, translated as MKVLVVCALLVACANASSLSNIVQKLVPSFATGYIIKGEDAAPHSAPYIVSLSRTSKHSHICGGTLINKNWIITAAHCISNPVGMGVVAGLHKRTNYDAKTQSRVVDFGKVHENYSGGVGPYDIAILHVSQPFEFTEWVQPAVLPAPEEIHDGETHLYGWGQPKSYVLTAASTLQTVTTQIVEFNKCKATLPADAPIHETNLCSDSLQQSISACNGDSGGPLVKEYENAPAELIGIVSWGYIPCGLAQLPSIYTRVSAYIAWINQAQTQFYLA; from the coding sequence ATGAAAGTTTTAGTAGTTTGTGCTCTTTTGGTGGCCTGTGCCAATGCCTCCTCGCTTTCCAATATTGTTCAAAAATTGGTGCCCAGTTTTGCCACTGGCTACATTATTAAGGGAGAAGATGCTGCACCTCATTCAGCTCCTTACATTGTCTCCTTGAGCAGAACCTCCAAGCACTCCCACATTTGTGGTGGCACCCTCATCAACAAGAACTGGATAATCACTGCTGCTCATTGCATTAGCAATCCTGTGGGCATGGGTGTGGTTGCTGGTCTACACAAGCGCACCAACTACGATGCAAAAACTCAGTCCCGTGTGGTAGACTTTGGTAAGGTACATGAAAACTACAGTGGTGGTGTGGGACCTTACGATATTGCCATTTTGCACGTCTCACAACCCTTCGAATTCACTGAATGGGTGCAACCAGCTGTCTTGCCTGCTCCCGAAGAAATCCATGATGGTGAAACTCATTTATATGGTTGGGGTCAACCTAAATCGTATGTGTTGACGGCTGCCAGTACTTTGCAAACTGTAACCACCCAAATTGTTGAATTCAACAAGTGCAAGGCCACTTTACCCGCCGATGCTCCCATCCATGAAACCAACTTGTGTTCGGACTCCTTGCAACAAAGCATCTCTGCCTGCAATGGTGACTCTGGTGGCCCCTTGGTTAAGGAATACGAAAACGCTCCCGCTGAATTGATTGGTATTGTTTCCTGGGGTTATATTCCCTGCGGTTTGGCTCAATTGCCTTCGATTTACACACGTGTCTCTGCCTACATTGCCTGGATTAATCAAGCtcaaacacaattttatttggCTTAA